The Psychrobium sp. MM17-31 DNA window TTTTGTCTTTTAAGAAGGAGACCTGCTATGGCAATGGTTAAGAAAAGTATCACCGTAACCGAACATCAAGAGCAATGGATGCAACATCAATTGGCCAGCGGAAATTACGCCAGTGATAGCGAATTATTACGCGACTTGATAAGAAAAGAACAGATGCGTACCAATGAAGTCGAAGTGATTAGACAAGAGCTTATAAAAGCTGAGAAAAGCGGTTTTAGCGTTCGCTCTACTGAAGATATTGTCAATGCAGTGATTACTCGGAAGCAGGCCAATGGCGGCTTATAGACTCAGTCGTGCCGCCGACCAAGATATTGAAAACCTGTTTGAATATGGTATCGATAATTTCGGGTTGCTTGCCGCGAAGCTGTATCTAGAAGGGTTGGTAAAAAGGTTCGACGAAATAGCCTTGAATCCCTTGCACTACCCAGCAGTCGATCATATTCGAATTGGCTATCGTCGCAGCGTATACGCTACTCATTCTATTTATTTTAAATGGAATGATGAGCAAGTTGATATCATGCGAATTTTGCGAGCAGAAAATATTTCAACTGCATTAGGTTTTGATTAGTTGTCAACTAATTGATTATAAGTGCATGGATTGAATTAAATGGTGGCCCCTCCCAGACTCGAACTGGGGACCTGACGATTATGAGTCGTATGCTCTAACCAACTGAGCTAAGGGGCCAAAAGATGCTAAACAGATTTGTTTAAGCGGCGGTAAGTATAAGCATTTATTTTTAATACGTCACGTGATTGGCGGTGATTTTCCGGTAAAAATCGTTAAATGGTTAATTATTCTCCATCGTTTTGAATTTTATAAAGTTCTACTTCCTACAAAATTAGCAAATAGAAAGCGCTGTCTGATGACGGCGCTTTTTGTTTTTGTGCTTGGGTAAATATCTGCATGTTAGGCGTCTAGATTGCGCTCTGCTGGAATATCTGACAGGTATTGCACTAGTTCGACTTCGTAGCCGTTGGGATCGAGGAAATAGATGTTTTTGCGATGAGCATCTTCGCGTAGTGGGATTTTTATTTCGAATCCAGCAGCCTGTAGGCGCTTAGTCGCAGCGTCTAAATTAGCCGTGCTAAAGGCGAAGTGGCTAAGGCCTAGCGTGTTAGTTTCTAAATCGCGATTGGTGCCTGTGCCGCTGTCGTTAAAGGTTAGGAATTGATAGTCATCGCCAAAGTGTACCCAGTTGCGTGGTGTGCCATACCAGTTGCCTTGGCCGCTGCTGCGCACTTTCCAGTGTGGGGCAATGGCGCTGTAGAATTTGATGGTTTCGTCGAGGTCTTTTACTACTAGGTTTAGGTGTTCGATAGTTAACATAAGTATCTCCTTGATAAGTCTTTTTTATCTTGTTCGTTGATTCGATGGAGCTACTGTAAAACCTCAACCTTAGTTGAGGTAAAGCGATTGGCGATTGTTGTTTTAGATGATGGTGATAGGTTTTTTCTATCTTGAATTACAGAAATAAAAAAAACCGTTATTTCCTGCGAAATAACGGTTTTCAATCAAGCGATTGTTAGCGAGTTAATTACTCGTCTAAGAAGCTCTTAAGTTGTTCTGAACGAGAAGGATGACGCAGTTTACGTAGTGCCTTAGCTTCGATTTGACGGATACGCTCACGTGTTACGTCGAATTGCTTACCAACTTCTTCTAACGTGTGGTCAGTGTTCATGTCGATACCGAAACGCATACGTAGCACTTTAGCTTCACGAGCTGTTAGGCCTGCTAGTACGTCGTTAGTTGCTAGTTTTAAGCCTTCAGACGTTGCAGACTGTAGTGGTAGTTCTAGCGTAGTATCTTCGATGAAATCACCTAGGTGCGAATCGTCATCATCACCGATTGGGGTTTCCATTGAGATTGGCTCTTTGGCAATCTTAAGCACTTTACGGATTTTGTCTTCTGGCATTTGCATGCGTTCAGCTAACTCTTCCGGTTGTGGCTCACGACCCATTTCTTGCAGCATTTGGCGAGAAATACGGTTTAGTTTGTTAATTGTTTCGATCATGTGTACCGGAATACGGATGGTACGCGCTTGGTCGGCGATTGAACGAGTGATTGCTTGACGGATCCACCATGTGGCGTAAGTCGAGAATTTGTAACCACGACGGTATTCGAACTTGTCTACCGCTTTCATTAGACCGATGTTACCTTCTTGGATTAGATCCAAGAATTGTAGGCCGCGGTTGGTGTATTTCTTAGCAATCGAGATTACAAGACGTAAGTTCGCTTCAACCATTTCTTTCTTCGCACGACGTGCTTTGGCTTCACCAATCGACATGCGACGGTTGATGTCTTTGATTGAAGCAATGGTTAAGTCAGTTTCTTGCTCGATGTCTTTTAACTTGTTGATGGCACGTAGGATATCGCGCTCGTTATCTTCTAGCGCTTGTACGTATGGTTCGCCTGATTGTAGGGCGTCCATTAACCAAGTTTTGTCAGACTCGTTGCCTGGGAATACCTTAGTAAATTCGCGTTTTGGCATTTTAGCGCGGTTAACGGCGAATTTTAGAATTAGACGTTCTTGAACACGGATGCGGTCCATCACGTCGCGCATGTTTTTAACCATGCGGTCGAATTGCTTAGGTACTAAGCGGAACTGACGGAATACTTCACTTAGGTCGCTAGTCGCTTTGATTGTATCAGCGTGGTCACGGCCTTTGTTGTTCGCTAGTTCTTTAACTTTTTCGAATGCAGCGCGAAGCTCGCCGAACTTTTCAGCCGCTTCTTCAGGATCTGGACCTGTATCTACTTCTTCGTCTTCAGAATCGTCGTCATCTGCTGATTCTTCGTCTTCTTCATCGTCTTGTTGCTCTTCAGTTAGGGCAGAGCCGATGTGTGACGCGCCAGCGTTTAGGAAGTCGTCTTCTTCGTTTGGATCGATAAAGCTGGTGATGATGTCGCTTAGGCGCATCTCTTCAGCTTCGTACTTGTCGTATTGATCAAGTAGTGATGCGATAGCAGCTGGGTAATCAGAAACTGCTACTTGAACTTGTTTGATGCCTTCTTCGATGCGCTTAGCGATTACGATTTCGCCTTCGCGAGTAAGAAGTTCAACGGTACCCATTTCACGCATGTACATGCGAACTGGGTCTGTGGTACGGCCAATTTCACCTTCTACGGTGGCTAGCACTTGCGCCGCTGCTTCAGCAGCATCTTCGTCAGTGCTGTTCTCAGACATCATCAGGGTATCTTGGTCTGGTGCGTTTTCGAACACCTGAATACCCATATCGTTGATCATCTGGATAATATCTTCAATCTGATCGGAATCGACCATGTCTGCTGGTAAATGGTCATTAACCTCGGCATAGGTTAAGTAACCTTGCTCTTTACCTTTAGCAACAAGAAGTTTTAGACGAGACTGTGAGGTTTGCTCCATAGATTTTATCCACTTTTAATGCTGACAAAAAAGATTAGCAACAAAAAGTTGCACAAGGTTTAAATTATAACTGTTTTGACCAAATGCCGCTAGCCCAAGTTAGCGCTCATTTGTGATTAATTGCGCATATTCTTTGCGCTCGTCACTGGTTAATCCTTCGACGCGGTCTTTGTGGGCAAGTTGCTCTAATCGCAGCTCTAAATGCTTGTTAATAATTTGCACTATGGTGTCGACAAAATGCGATTGTAAGTTGCTGTCGTCAACGTCGTGTTGCCAGCTAGCAAGCTTGAGCAAAGCGCCGTATTCTGGGGCGTTACGCCAGCGCTCTAGTAATTGCGGGGCGCTAATTTGTGGATTCTCACGCACTTGGTCGACGAGCTTTTGCAGTAGATCTGTGCCCTTGAGATTTACCTGATCAAGCGGCGGCATGCCTTCGAGCGATAGCGCTAAACTTGGGTGCTGAACCAGTAAACCAATGGCTTGACGAACGATAGTGCCGCGATTGGCTTTTTTGCGTTG harbors:
- a CDS encoding type II toxin-antitoxin system ParD family antitoxin, with translation MAMVKKSITVTEHQEQWMQHQLASGNYASDSELLRDLIRKEQMRTNEVEVIRQELIKAEKSGFSVRSTEDIVNAVITRKQANGGL
- a CDS encoding type II toxin-antitoxin system RelE/ParE family toxin; the protein is MAAYRLSRAADQDIENLFEYGIDNFGLLAAKLYLEGLVKRFDEIALNPLHYPAVDHIRIGYRRSVYATHSIYFKWNDEQVDIMRILRAENISTALGFD
- a CDS encoding VOC family protein, giving the protein MLTIEHLNLVVKDLDETIKFYSAIAPHWKVRSSGQGNWYGTPRNWVHFGDDYQFLTFNDSGTGTNRDLETNTLGLSHFAFSTANLDAATKRLQAAGFEIKIPLREDAHRKNIYFLDPNGYEVELVQYLSDIPAERNLDA
- the rpoD gene encoding RNA polymerase sigma factor RpoD — translated: MEQTSQSRLKLLVAKGKEQGYLTYAEVNDHLPADMVDSDQIEDIIQMINDMGIQVFENAPDQDTLMMSENSTDEDAAEAAAQVLATVEGEIGRTTDPVRMYMREMGTVELLTREGEIVIAKRIEEGIKQVQVAVSDYPAAIASLLDQYDKYEAEEMRLSDIITSFIDPNEEDDFLNAGASHIGSALTEEQQDDEEDEESADDDDSEDEEVDTGPDPEEAAEKFGELRAAFEKVKELANNKGRDHADTIKATSDLSEVFRQFRLVPKQFDRMVKNMRDVMDRIRVQERLILKFAVNRAKMPKREFTKVFPGNESDKTWLMDALQSGEPYVQALEDNERDILRAINKLKDIEQETDLTIASIKDINRRMSIGEAKARRAKKEMVEANLRLVISIAKKYTNRGLQFLDLIQEGNIGLMKAVDKFEYRRGYKFSTYATWWIRQAITRSIADQARTIRIPVHMIETINKLNRISRQMLQEMGREPQPEELAERMQMPEDKIRKVLKIAKEPISMETPIGDDDDSHLGDFIEDTTLELPLQSATSEGLKLATNDVLAGLTAREAKVLRMRFGIDMNTDHTLEEVGKQFDVTRERIRQIEAKALRKLRHPSRSEQLKSFLDE